A stretch of DNA from Cellulomonas xiejunii:
GGGGCGAGGAGCCCGGCGCCGTCTGAGACACCTCCTCCTGCGTCGCCGCGTGCGCCGACGTGGTGCGGGGCGTCCGTCAGCCGCAGCAGCCCGCGGCCGGCGGCGCGCCGTCCACGTCGTGCTCGCTGCGGCGCGCACGGGTCTGCTCGGCGCGACGGGCCAGCTCGTCATCCGTCGGGTACGCCACGTGCTCGAGCGTCAGGCCGTGCGCCGCGACGACGGTCGCACCGCCCTGGCGGACACGCCCGTCGAGGAGCTCGCGCGGCCACGCGACCGGACGACGCCCCTCCCCCACCGCGAGGCTCGCGCCGACCAGCGCGCGCACCATGGAGTGGCAGAACGCGTCGGCCTGCACGTCGGCGACCACGAGCCCCGCGTCCGGTCCGGTGTCGGGGCGCGACCAGCCGAAGACCTCCAGCGTGCGGATCGTCGTCGCGTCGGGCCGCGGCTTGCAGTAGGCCGCGAAGTCGTGGCGCCCGACGAGCGTGCGCGCCGCCGCGTCCATCGCTGCCACGTCGAGCGGCCGGCGGTGCCACAGCACCCAGCCGCGGCGCAGCGGGTCGCGTGCAGCCTGCTCGTCGCAGACCCGGTAGGCGTAGCGGCGCCGCAGCGCCGAGAACCGGGCGTCGAAGCCGTCGGGCGCGCGGCGGACCGTGTGCACGACGAGGTCGCCCGGCAGGACGCCGGCGAGCCGCACGGCCAGCGCGTCCACGTCGTCCCGGTCCGACCGGCCGCGGGTCGCGGCGAGCGCGTCCACCCCCACGTCCACGTGCGCCACCTGCCCCCGCGCGTGGACGCCGGCGTCGGTGCGGCCCGCGACCGTGACCCGCGGCCGGGCCTCGCCCCGCGGGCCGGTGCGCAGCACCGTCGCGAGCCCGTCCTCGAGCTCACCCTGCACGGTGCGCAGGCCCGGCTGGCGGGCCCAACCGGCGAACTGCCCGCCGTCGTACGCCAGGTCGAGACGCAGCCGGACCGAACGCATCTGCTCGCCTGTCACGGGCCCCACCGTAACGGGCGGGATACCGTGGCACGGTGCCCCGCTCGTCCGAGCCCTACACCCTGGCCGTCGACTGCGGCGGCAGCGGAATCAAGGCGTCCGTGCTCGACGCCGCCGGCACGTTGCACGCGCCCGCCGTGCGCGTGCCCACGCCGTACCCCCTGCCGCCGTCACGCCTGGTGGACACCGTCGCCGACATCGCCGCGCGCCTGCCCGTCGCGCAGCGCGCCACCGTCGGGGTGCCCGGGATGATCCGCCACGGCGTCGTCGTCTCCACGCCCCACTACGTGACCCGCTCCGGGCCCCGCAGCGCCGTGCTCCCTGAGCTGCGTGCCGCGTGGGCCGGGTGCGACGTGCGGGCGCTGCTGGCGGAGCGCCTGGGCGTCCCGACGCTCGTGCTGAACGACGCGGAGGTCCACGGTGCCGGCGTCGTGTCGGGCACCGGTCTGGAGCTGGTGCTCACGCTCGGGACGGGCCTGGGGGCGGCCCTGTTCGACGGCGGGCGGCTCGCACCGCACCTCGAGCTCTCCCACGCGCCGGTGCGGTGGGGCACGACCTATGACGCGTACGTCGGCGAGCACGAGCGGGCGCGCCTCGGCGACGCGCTGTGGTCACGGCGGGTCCGCAAGGTCGTCGAGGGGTTCCGCCCCGTCTTCCACTGGGACCGGCTCTACCTGGGCGGCGGCAACTCCCGCCGCGTGACGGCCCCGACGCTCGAGCGGCTCGGTGACGACGTCGTCGTCGTGCCGAACCAGGCCGGCATCGTCGGGGGCGCCCGCGCGTGGGACCTCGACGGCCACGACGTCTGACGCGTCGGCGCGGGCGTCCAGCGTGTCCAGGACCTCCAGCAGCACCCGCGTGAAGCGCACCGGCTGCACCAGGCTCACCAGGTGCGTCGCCCCCGGCACGATGACGAGCCGGCCGTCACGGCAGGCCGCGAGGAAGCGGCGCTCCTCCCCGCGGAAGTGGTCGAAGCGGCCGTTGACGAGCCAGACGGGCGCGGCGACCCGCGCCAGGTCGGACAGCGGCGTCGCCGCGCGCATCGCGCGCATGGTGTCACCGACGACGTCGAGGGCGAACCCGCCCGCTCCGACGTCGACGGCCGCCGCCGGCGGCAGCGTGCGGTCGACGAGCGCCTGGTTGATGGCCGCACCGCGGTCGGGCAGCCGCGCGAAGAACCCGTCCGCCGCCGCACCCCACGCGCGCAGGACGGCCGGGTGCGGCCGCGAGCTGCAGGCCGCCGCCACGAGTCCGACCACCTGCTCCCGGTGGCGTGCCGCGTGCGCGATGGCGACGTACCCGCCGAGCGAGAGGCCGACGACGAGCGCCCGTCCCCCGACGGCGTCGACACCGTCCCGCACGGCCTGCAGCGCACCGTCCCACGTGAAGGTCTCCGCGATGCGCTCACCGTGCCCGGGCAGGTCCACGGCGAGCGCGACGTGACCGGCGCGTTCGAGCGACTCGACCTGCGCGCGCCACATCGTGCGGGACGCTCGCAGGCCGTGCACGAGGACGACGGGCGTCGCGGGTCCGGGCATGTGCCCGAGGCTAGTCCGCGCCGCGACGTCGGCGCCTGGCGACAACCGTCCGCGGCATGCGACAGGGCCCGGACACCGTGCGGTGTCCGGGCCCTGTCGTGGTGCGTCGGTGCGTCAGGCCTTGTCGCCCTCGGCGGGCGCGTCCTCGACCGGGGCGTCCTCGACGGGAGCGTCCTCGACCGGGGCGTCCTCGACGGGCGCGTCCTCGACGGGCTTCGCCGCCTTCTTGGGCGCGGCCTTCTCGGTGGCCTTGGTGGCCTCCTTGACGACGGCCTGCTTCGGCGACAGCGGCTCGAGGACGAGCTCGATGACGGCCATGGGGGCGTTGTCGCCCTTGCGCGGGCCGATCTTCGTGATGCGCGTGTAGCCGCCCTGACGGTCGGCGACGGCGGGCGCGATCTCCGTGAACAGGGTGTGCACGACACCCTTGTCACGGACGACGGTCAGCACGCGGCGACGCGAGTGCAGGTCACCGCGCTTGGCGAACGTGATGAGGCGCTCTGCCAGGGGACGCAGGCGCTTGGCCTTCGTCTCCGTGGTCGTGATCCGCCGGTGCTCGAACAGCGCCGTCGCGAGGTTCGCGAGGATGAGCCGCTCGTGCGCCGGGCTACCACCGAGCCGGGGACCCTTGGTGGGCGTGGGCATGGTCTCTACTCCTTGGGTTCTGCGATGAGGGCGACGTCCCGTGGCCGGCGCCTGGGCGCGCGGTCACGGGAGCACCTACGTCAGTACTGCTCGTCCTCGACGAAGTCGGTCTCGTCGTCCCCGTAGTAGCCACCGGCCGCCGAGGGGTCGAAGTCCAGCGGGCTGTCCTTGAGAGTCAGGCCGAGCTCGGCCAGCTTCTCCTTGACCTCGGTGATCGACTTCGCTCCGAAGTTGCGGATGTCCAGCAGGTCCGCCTCGGACCGAGCCACGAGCTCGCCCACCGTGTGGATGCCCTCGCGCTTGAGGCAGTTGTAGGACCGGATCGTGAGCTGCAGGTCCTCGATCGGCAGCGCCAGGTCCGCGGCCAGGGCGGCGTCGGTCGGCGACGGGCCGATCTCGATGCCCTCCGCCTCGACGTTGAGCTCACGAGCGAGCCCGAACAGCTCGACCAGCGTGCGGCCGGCCGACGCGAGGGCGTCACGCGGGCTGATCGCCGGCTTCGTCTCGACGTCGACGATGAGCTTGTCGAAGTCGGTGCGCTGCTCGACACGGGTCGCCTCGACCTTGTAGGTCACCTTGAGCACGGGCGAGTAGATCGAGTCGATCGGGATGCGGCCGATCTCGGCGTCGAACGACTTGTTCTGGTTGGCCGACACGTAGCCACGGCCGCGCTCGACGGTCAGCTCGATCTCGAGCTTGCCCTTCTCGTTCAGCGTGGCCAGGTGCAGCTCGGGGTTGTGGACCTCGACGCCGGCGGGCGGCACGATGTCCGCGCCGGAGACCTCGCCGGCACCCTGCTTGCGCAGGTACATCACGACGGGCTCGTCGTTCTCCGAGGAGACGACGAGGTTCTTGATGTTGAGGATGATCTCGGTGACGTCCTCCTTGACACCCGGGATCGTCGAGAACTCGTGCAGCACGCCGTCGATACGGATCGACGTCACAGCGGCGCCCGGGATGGACGACAGGAGCGTCCGGCGCATGGAGTTGCCGAGGGTGTAGCCGAAGCCGGGCTCGAGGGGCTCGATGGAGAACCGCGAACGGTGCTCCGAGATGACCTCTTCGGTCAGGGTGGGACGCTGTGCGATCAGCACGGTGTGTTTCCTCTCCGCGAGCGTCCGCCATATGACGCATTCGCAGGTACTGCGTGCCTGGACGTGCCTCGGTCTGCACGTCTGGGCGGGAGTGCGGGTGCGGTCCGACGTCGTGCCGTGCGCCCGTGGCCCCTCACGGGGCGACGCGCGTGGTCCGTGTCGGACACGCGAGGGCCGGGACGTGCGCCGTGAGGCACCGTCCCGGCCGTGCGTGACTCAGACGCGGCGGCGCTTCGGCGGACGGCAGCCGTTGTGGGCCTGCGGCGTCACGTCCTGGATCGAACCGACCTCGAGGCCGGCAGCCGTCAGCGAGCGGATCGCCGTCTCACGGCCCGAGCCGGGGCCCTTGACGAAGACGTCGACCTTGCGCATGCCGTGCTCCTGGGCGCGACGCGCGGCCGCCTCGGCGGCGAGCTGCGCGGCGAACGGGGTCGACTTGCGCGAGCCCTTGAAGCCGACCTGCCCGGACGAGGCCCAGGCGATCACGGCGCCCGACGGGTCGGTGATGGACACGATGGTGTTGTTGAACGTGCTCTTGATGTGCGCCTGGCCGTGGGAGACGTTCTTCTTCTCCTTGCGGCGCGGCTTGCGCACGGCGGTGCGGGACTTGGGAGGCATCTCTTCTTCTCTCGAGGTCTACGAATCGGTGGGCCGACGGGCGGGCGGTCAGCGACGAGCGCGACCGGCCCGCGTCGTCACTTGCGCCCGGCCTTCTTCTTGCCGGCGACGGTGCGCTTGGGGCCCTTGCGGGTACGCGCGTTGGTCTTGGTGCGCTGACCACGCACCGGGAGGCCGCGGCGGTGACGCAGACCCTCGTAGCTGCCGATCTCGACCTTGCGGCGGATGTCGGCGGCGATCTCGCGACGGAGGTCACCCTCGAGCTTGAAGCTGCCCTCGAGGAAGTCGCGCAGGGCGACGAGCTCGGTGTCGCCCAGGTCCTTGACCCGGACGTCGGGGCTGATGCCCGTGGCGGCCAGGGCCTGGTGCGCACGCGTGCGCCCGACCCCGAAGATGTACGTGAGGGCGACCTCGACCCGCTTGTCGCGGGGAAGGTCGACACCGATGAGACGTGCCATGTGCCTGGTGGCTCCTGTACTGCACTCGGAGGTCTGCCGCACCGTCCTCCCGCAGTCCTTGCGGGCCCCAGCCTCCGAGCTGGGGGTTCGCCGTCACCGGGGCCCGGGGGCCGCGGTCACGGAGTGGCGGTGCGCTTGCTGCCCCGGCGAGGGGGCGGTGGTGCTGGCTGCTCAGCCCTGGCGCTGCTTGTGGCGCAGGTTCTCGCAGATCACCTGGACGCGACCGTGCCGGCGGATCACCTTGCACTTGTCGCAGATCTTCTTGACGCTCGGCTTGACCTTCATCGCGTTCGTTCCTCCGCCGCCGCGCCCGGGCCACGTGGGTCCGACCGACGGCGTCTCGATGGTGGTGGTTACTTGTAGCGGTAGACGATGCGCCCGCGGGACAAGTCGTACGGGCTGAGCTCGACGACCACCCGGTCCTCAGGGAGGATCCGGATGTAGTGCTGACGCATCTTGCCCGAGATGTGGGCGAGCACCTTGTGGCCGTTCGCGAGCTCCACGCGGAACATCGCATTGGGCAGCGCTTCGACCACGCTGCCCTCGATC
This window harbors:
- the rpsM gene encoding 30S ribosomal protein S13 codes for the protein MARLIGVDLPRDKRVEVALTYIFGVGRTRAHQALAATGISPDVRVKDLGDTELVALRDFLEGSFKLEGDLRREIAADIRRKVEIGSYEGLRHRRGLPVRGQRTKTNARTRKGPKRTVAGKKKAGRK
- the rpmJ gene encoding 50S ribosomal protein L36, which produces MKVKPSVKKICDKCKVIRRHGRVQVICENLRHKQRQG
- the rplQ gene encoding 50S ribosomal protein L17 is translated as MPTPTKGPRLGGSPAHERLILANLATALFEHRRITTTETKAKRLRPLAERLITFAKRGDLHSRRRVLTVVRDKGVVHTLFTEIAPAVADRQGGYTRITKIGPRKGDNAPMAVIELVLEPLSPKQAVVKEATKATEKAAPKKAAKPVEDAPVEDAPVEDAPVEDAPVEDAPAEGDKA
- a CDS encoding ROK family protein, which produces MPRSSEPYTLAVDCGGSGIKASVLDAAGTLHAPAVRVPTPYPLPPSRLVDTVADIAARLPVAQRATVGVPGMIRHGVVVSTPHYVTRSGPRSAVLPELRAAWAGCDVRALLAERLGVPTLVLNDAEVHGAGVVSGTGLELVLTLGTGLGAALFDGGRLAPHLELSHAPVRWGTTYDAYVGEHERARLGDALWSRRVRKVVEGFRPVFHWDRLYLGGGNSRRVTAPTLERLGDDVVVVPNQAGIVGGARAWDLDGHDV
- a CDS encoding DNA-directed RNA polymerase subunit alpha — encoded protein: MLIAQRPTLTEEVISEHRSRFSIEPLEPGFGYTLGNSMRRTLLSSIPGAAVTSIRIDGVLHEFSTIPGVKEDVTEIILNIKNLVVSSENDEPVVMYLRKQGAGEVSGADIVPPAGVEVHNPELHLATLNEKGKLEIELTVERGRGYVSANQNKSFDAEIGRIPIDSIYSPVLKVTYKVEATRVEQRTDFDKLIVDVETKPAISPRDALASAGRTLVELFGLARELNVEAEGIEIGPSPTDAALAADLALPIEDLQLTIRSYNCLKREGIHTVGELVARSEADLLDIRNFGAKSITEVKEKLAELGLTLKDSPLDFDPSAAGGYYGDDETDFVEDEQY
- the rpsK gene encoding 30S ribosomal protein S11, which codes for MPPKSRTAVRKPRRKEKKNVSHGQAHIKSTFNNTIVSITDPSGAVIAWASSGQVGFKGSRKSTPFAAQLAAEAAARRAQEHGMRKVDVFVKGPGSGRETAIRSLTAAGLEVGSIQDVTPQAHNGCRPPKRRRV
- the truA gene encoding tRNA pseudouridine(38-40) synthase TruA, with protein sequence MRSVRLRLDLAYDGGQFAGWARQPGLRTVQGELEDGLATVLRTGPRGEARPRVTVAGRTDAGVHARGQVAHVDVGVDALAATRGRSDRDDVDALAVRLAGVLPGDLVVHTVRRAPDGFDARFSALRRRYAYRVCDEQAARDPLRRGWVLWHRRPLDVAAMDAAARTLVGRHDFAAYCKPRPDATTIRTLEVFGWSRPDTGPDAGLVVADVQADAFCHSMVRALVGASLAVGEGRRPVAWPRELLDGRVRQGGATVVAAHGLTLEHVAYPTDDELARRAEQTRARRSEHDVDGAPPAAGCCG
- the infA gene encoding translation initiation factor IF-1; the encoded protein is MAKKDGVIEIEGSVVEALPNAMFRVELANGHKVLAHISGKMRQHYIRILPEDRVVVELSPYDLSRGRIVYRYK